A part of Curtobacterium sp. MCLR17_036 genomic DNA contains:
- a CDS encoding D-alanyl-D-alanine carboxypeptidase translates to MSRVVRRPRSAVRRPVTITVLAVLVLAIGYLVAAAVVPFAPASATTTTYSAPTSSVPDLRFPGYGATAVQATGFPESLRTSGDEQPRSIASITKVVTALVVLDEKPLERGQSGPAIRFTEQMQGLYAKYLAQNGEVAPMPAGLRLTEHQTFQVMLMKSANNYAGALALWAFGSMDAYERAADRWLDEHGLDDTTIHEPTGLDPANTSTATDLVELGRLALADPVVREIVGTKDVTIPTVGPIENSNKLLGLDGIEGIKTGTLDEAGACLLFAATYERGGRDVTVIGVMLGGVDHDSLDADVQRLLRSVADNFQVVTLTHAGQTFGTFSTPWQDEADAVTAKASEVLVWGRTKVRAKAHLDEVTLGTKGERVGTVRFTVTDHDPVTVPLVLERTIDDPGVWWRWTNPFQGA, encoded by the coding sequence GTGTCACGAGTCGTCCGCCGCCCCCGCTCCGCTGTCCGGAGGCCGGTGACGATCACGGTCCTCGCCGTCCTCGTCCTGGCGATCGGCTACCTCGTGGCCGCGGCCGTCGTGCCGTTCGCCCCGGCGAGCGCCACGACCACCACGTACTCGGCGCCGACGTCGAGCGTGCCGGACCTGCGGTTCCCGGGCTACGGCGCGACGGCGGTGCAGGCGACGGGGTTCCCGGAGAGCCTGCGGACGAGCGGTGACGAGCAGCCGCGCTCCATCGCGAGCATCACGAAGGTGGTGACCGCGCTCGTCGTCCTCGACGAGAAGCCGCTCGAGCGCGGGCAGTCCGGTCCGGCGATCCGCTTCACGGAGCAGATGCAGGGGCTCTACGCGAAGTACCTCGCGCAGAACGGCGAGGTCGCACCGATGCCGGCGGGGCTGCGGCTGACGGAGCACCAGACGTTCCAGGTCATGCTCATGAAGTCGGCGAACAACTACGCCGGCGCCCTCGCGCTGTGGGCGTTCGGGTCGATGGACGCCTACGAGCGGGCAGCGGACCGCTGGCTCGACGAGCACGGTCTCGACGACACGACGATCCACGAGCCGACCGGGCTCGACCCGGCGAACACGTCCACCGCGACCGACCTGGTCGAGCTCGGCCGGCTCGCCCTGGCGGACCCGGTCGTGCGGGAGATCGTCGGCACGAAGGACGTCACCATCCCGACGGTCGGGCCGATCGAGAACTCGAACAAACTGCTGGGGCTCGACGGCATCGAGGGGATCAAGACCGGCACCCTCGACGAGGCCGGGGCCTGCCTGCTGTTCGCAGCGACGTACGAGCGCGGCGGACGCGACGTCACGGTGATCGGCGTCATGCTCGGCGGGGTCGACCACGACTCGCTCGACGCGGACGTGCAGCGGCTGCTCCGGTCGGTGGCCGACAACTTCCAGGTGGTGACGCTCACCCACGCCGGACAGACCTTCGGGACCTTCTCGACGCCGTGGCAGGACGAGGCCGACGCGGTCACGGCGAAGGCGTCCGAGGTCCTGGTCTGGGGTCGGACGAAGGTCCGCGCGAAGGCGCACCTCGACGAGGTCACCCTGGGCACGAAGGGCGAGCGGGTGGGGACGGTCCGCTTCACCGTCACGGACCACGACCCGGTGACGGTCCCGCTCGTGCTCGAGCGGACCATCGACGACCCGGGCGTCTGGTGGCGGTGGACGAACCCGTTCCAGGGAGCCTGA
- a CDS encoding RNA methyltransferase encodes MHPVRIDSLDDPRLDDFARLTDVALRRVTEPEGGLYIAESNTVIERAVRAGHVPRSVLVQEKWLDSVLPLVADHDGPVFVGPDALLEELTGFRMHRGAIAAVHRPALPSVADVVRDARLVVVLEDIVDHTNVGAVFRSVAGLGADAVLVSPRCADPLYRRSVRVSMGTVLQVPWTRIGDWPEAGEELTAQGFHVAAMALTDRSVDLDAFVADVPERVALVMGTEGQGLTPAAIAAADTTVRIPMAHGVDSLNVAAASAVGLWAVRDAQRRSA; translated from the coding sequence GTGCACCCCGTCCGCATCGACTCCCTCGACGACCCCCGTCTCGACGACTTCGCCCGCCTGACCGACGTGGCCCTGCGCCGGGTGACCGAGCCCGAGGGCGGGCTGTACATCGCCGAGTCGAACACGGTCATCGAGCGCGCGGTCCGGGCCGGACACGTGCCGCGCAGCGTGCTCGTGCAGGAGAAGTGGCTGGACAGCGTCCTGCCGCTCGTCGCGGACCACGACGGCCCGGTCTTCGTCGGCCCCGACGCGCTGCTCGAGGAGCTCACCGGCTTCCGCATGCACCGCGGGGCGATCGCCGCCGTGCACCGCCCCGCGCTGCCGAGCGTCGCCGACGTGGTGCGGGACGCCCGCCTGGTCGTCGTCCTCGAGGACATCGTCGACCACACGAACGTCGGCGCGGTGTTCCGCAGCGTCGCCGGGCTCGGTGCCGACGCCGTGCTCGTCAGCCCCCGGTGCGCGGACCCGCTCTACCGCCGGAGCGTCCGCGTGAGCATGGGCACGGTCCTGCAGGTGCCGTGGACCCGGATCGGTGACTGGCCGGAGGCCGGCGAGGAGCTCACGGCACAGGGCTTCCACGTCGCCGCCATGGCGCTCACCGACCGGTCCGTCGACCTCGACGCCTTCGTCGCCGACGTCCCCGAGCGCGTCGCGCTCGTGATGGGCACCGAGGGCCAGGGCCTGACCCCGGCCGCGATCGCGGCGGCCGACACCACGGTGCGGATCCCGATGGCGCACGGCGTCGACTCGCTGAACGTCGCCGCGGCGAGCGCCGTCGGGCTCTGGGCGGTCCGGGACGCCCAGCGCCGCAGCGCGTAA
- a CDS encoding Sir2 family NAD-dependent protein deacetylase yields the protein MLDDAASTTSDDLDRVVDLLAGKRLAVLSGAGLSTDSGIPDYRGAGRVVRKPMTFQEFRADPAKRQRYWAGSHLGWRTFAAARPNDGHRSLAALEDAGVVTGVVTQNVDGLHLRAGSRRVVEIHGSMDRAVCLTCGQVFSRADLAATIDRANPWIDEPGSVQLQPDGDVEITDVERFVVPDCSVCGGVLKPDVVFFGEFVPAEKFREAVSIVADADALLVVGSSLTVNSGVRLVDHATRRKNPVVIVNRGDTRSDRRAVAKIDAGTTETLVHLAERLAPTGR from the coding sequence GTGCTGGATGATGCTGCGTCGACGACGTCCGACGACCTCGACCGGGTCGTCGACCTGCTCGCGGGCAAGCGCCTCGCCGTGCTCTCCGGCGCCGGTCTCAGCACCGACTCGGGCATCCCCGACTACCGCGGCGCCGGCCGGGTGGTCCGCAAGCCGATGACCTTCCAGGAGTTCCGCGCCGACCCCGCGAAGCGACAGCGCTACTGGGCCGGCTCGCACCTCGGCTGGCGCACCTTCGCGGCGGCGCGACCGAACGACGGCCACCGCAGCCTCGCCGCACTCGAGGACGCCGGCGTCGTCACCGGTGTCGTCACCCAGAACGTCGACGGCCTGCACCTGCGCGCCGGCTCCCGCCGCGTGGTCGAGATCCACGGCTCCATGGACCGGGCCGTCTGCCTGACCTGCGGCCAGGTCTTCTCGCGCGCCGACCTCGCCGCGACGATCGACCGCGCCAACCCCTGGATCGACGAGCCCGGCTCGGTGCAGCTGCAGCCCGACGGCGACGTCGAGATCACCGACGTCGAGCGCTTCGTCGTGCCCGACTGCTCGGTCTGCGGCGGCGTGCTCAAGCCGGACGTGGTCTTCTTCGGGGAGTTCGTGCCCGCCGAGAAGTTCCGCGAGGCGGTCTCCATCGTGGCCGACGCCGACGCCCTGCTCGTGGTCGGCTCCTCGCTGACCGTGAACTCGGGCGTCCGCCTGGTCGACCACGCCACCCGCCGGAAGAACCCGGTCGTCATCGTCAACCGGGGTGACACCCGCAGCGACCGGCGCGCCGTCGCCAAGATCGACGCCGGCACCACCGAGACGCTCGTGCACCTGGCCGAACGGCTCGCACCGACCGGCCGGTGA
- a CDS encoding histidine phosphatase family protein, whose protein sequence is MTTLLYLVRHGETDWNAQRRIQGSTDIPLNDTGRRQAAEAAELLARRSFDAVVASPLSRAAETGAIIADRLGLDTPAEYPGLAERSYGEAEGLTDDEVAERYPHDDIPGRESRSALLARVTETLGEVAVRYDGGVVVVATHGAVIRSVVNASAPGTVERRGTPIRNGSVHSFRWDPERFHAELVRFDDPIDVVSDETGGAPFAAQNPLERRD, encoded by the coding sequence GTGACGACGCTCCTCTACCTGGTCCGGCACGGCGAGACCGACTGGAACGCGCAGCGCCGCATCCAGGGCTCCACCGACATCCCCCTCAACGACACCGGACGCCGCCAGGCGGCCGAGGCGGCCGAGCTGCTCGCGCGCCGCAGCTTCGACGCCGTGGTCGCCTCGCCGTTGTCGCGGGCAGCCGAGACCGGCGCGATCATCGCCGACCGGCTCGGCCTCGACACGCCCGCCGAGTACCCCGGCCTGGCCGAGCGTTCCTACGGCGAGGCCGAGGGCCTGACCGACGACGAGGTCGCCGAGCGGTACCCGCACGACGACATCCCCGGACGTGAGTCCCGTTCGGCCCTGCTCGCCCGGGTGACCGAGACCCTCGGCGAGGTCGCGGTGCGGTACGACGGCGGCGTCGTCGTGGTCGCGACCCACGGCGCGGTCATCCGCAGCGTGGTGAACGCCTCGGCGCCCGGCACGGTGGAACGCCGCGGTACGCCGATCCGGAACGGGTCGGTCCACTCGTTCCGCTGGGACCCGGAGCGCTTCCACGCCGAACTGGTGCGCTTCGACGACCCGATCGACGTCGTCTCGGACGAGACGGGCGGCGCCCCCTTCGCCGCCCAGAACCCGCTCGAACGCCGCGACTGA
- a CDS encoding glycosyltransferase family 1 protein produces MRIGIDCRYVRIGRHDGISRFTAGIAAHLPDRHDHVLLVHDERQLESLPDHLPWELLPAPTDAGEPLVARRVNRLGLDAVFSPMQTMGSRGRHYALVLTLHDLIYYRNRTPPREFSWPLRLGWRAFHLSWTPQRVLLNGADGVVTVSETTAGLIAEHRLTRRPVTVAYNAADPATPRADDAPRERSLVYMGSFMPYKNVETLAAAIPLLGPDWTLHLMSRVTDADRARLEALAPAGTLVFHDGATDDEYLSVLRSATALATASRDEGFGIPLVEAMGVGTPVVVSDIPIFREIGGDAAEYFDPGSPSAVAAAVRRVEARWDDASRRSVEQAARFRWQDSAEQVVQAVERAVAARG; encoded by the coding sequence CTGCGCATCGGGATCGACTGCCGCTACGTGCGGATCGGACGGCACGACGGGATCAGCCGGTTCACGGCCGGCATCGCCGCGCACCTGCCGGACCGGCACGACCACGTCCTGCTCGTGCACGACGAGCGGCAGCTCGAGTCGCTGCCGGACCACCTGCCGTGGGAGCTGCTGCCCGCTCCGACGGACGCGGGGGAGCCGCTCGTCGCGCGCCGGGTGAACCGCCTCGGCCTCGACGCGGTGTTCTCGCCGATGCAGACGATGGGCTCGCGCGGTCGGCACTACGCGCTCGTGCTGACGCTGCACGACCTCATCTACTACCGCAACCGCACGCCCCCGCGGGAGTTCTCGTGGCCGCTGCGGCTCGGCTGGCGGGCGTTCCACCTGTCGTGGACGCCGCAGCGCGTCCTGCTGAACGGCGCCGACGGTGTCGTGACCGTGTCCGAGACGACCGCCGGGCTCATCGCCGAGCACCGGCTCACCCGGCGACCGGTCACCGTCGCGTACAACGCCGCTGACCCGGCCACGCCCCGTGCCGACGACGCCCCGCGCGAGCGGTCGCTCGTCTACATGGGGTCGTTCATGCCGTACAAGAACGTCGAGACGCTCGCGGCCGCGATCCCGCTGCTCGGACCGGACTGGACCCTGCACCTGATGTCCCGGGTGACCGACGCCGACCGTGCCCGGCTCGAGGCGCTCGCACCGGCCGGCACCCTCGTGTTCCACGACGGCGCCACCGACGACGAGTACCTGTCCGTGCTCCGGTCGGCGACGGCGCTCGCGACGGCGTCACGGGACGAGGGCTTCGGCATCCCGCTCGTCGAGGCGATGGGCGTCGGGACCCCGGTCGTCGTGAGCGACATCCCGATCTTCCGCGAGATCGGGGGCGACGCCGCGGAGTACTTCGACCCGGGGTCGCCCTCCGCCGTCGCGGCCGCGGTCCGCCGGGTCGAGGCGCGGTGGGACGACGCCTCGCGGCGGTCGGTCGAGCAGGCGGCGCGGTTCCGGTGGCAGGACTCGGCCGAGCAGGTCGTGCAGGCGGTCGAGCGGGCGGTCGCGGCGCGGGGGTAG
- a CDS encoding alpha/beta hydrolase: MQTPVLSPYQSLMAATPVVHRSVQVDGRTTHYWEYGPADAEQTVLAVHGFRGDHHGLETIAAHLEGVRVVVPDLPGFGISDPLAVSDIESYVAWVTGFHAALGLTRDTVVLGHSFGSIVVAAAVAAGLDTRLLVLVNPIAAPALQGPRAVATGIAIGYYRAGAVLPRPIGLGLLRNPAIVRVMSLAMLKSHDRDLRRWVHDQHDRYFSAFANRTSVLEAFRTSVTHDVSEYADRIDVPVLMIAAERDDITAVPEQQALARRLRDAELVVIPEVGHLVHYETPAPAAQAVLRRMADPAPRRGRGRRTDAGRSTGAGRASRPAATEATDQADGADA; this comes from the coding sequence ATGCAAACGCCCGTGCTCTCCCCGTACCAGTCGCTCATGGCCGCCACCCCGGTCGTCCACCGGTCCGTGCAGGTCGACGGCCGCACCACCCACTACTGGGAGTACGGCCCCGCCGACGCCGAGCAAACGGTGCTCGCCGTGCACGGCTTCCGCGGCGACCACCACGGCCTCGAGACCATCGCCGCGCACCTCGAGGGCGTGCGGGTGGTCGTGCCGGACCTGCCCGGCTTCGGCATCTCGGACCCGCTCGCGGTCTCTGACATCGAGTCCTACGTGGCCTGGGTCACCGGGTTCCACGCGGCGCTCGGCCTCACCCGGGACACCGTCGTCCTCGGGCACTCGTTCGGCTCGATCGTGGTGGCCGCCGCCGTGGCCGCCGGCCTCGACACCCGCCTGCTCGTCCTGGTGAACCCGATCGCCGCCCCGGCGCTGCAGGGCCCCCGGGCCGTCGCCACCGGCATCGCGATCGGCTACTACCGCGCCGGCGCCGTGCTGCCCCGGCCGATCGGGCTCGGACTGCTCCGCAACCCGGCCATCGTGCGCGTGATGAGCCTCGCCATGCTCAAGTCGCACGACCGCGACCTGCGGCGCTGGGTCCACGACCAGCACGACCGGTACTTCTCGGCCTTCGCGAACCGCACCAGCGTGCTCGAGGCGTTCCGCACCTCGGTCACCCACGACGTGTCCGAGTACGCCGACCGCATCGACGTCCCCGTGCTCATGATCGCCGCCGAGCGCGACGACATCACCGCCGTGCCGGAGCAGCAGGCGCTCGCCCGACGGCTCCGCGATGCCGAGCTCGTCGTCATCCCCGAGGTCGGCCACCTGGTGCACTACGAGACGCCGGCGCCGGCCGCACAGGCGGTCCTGCGACGGATGGCGGACCCGGCCCCGCGCCGCGGACGCGGCCGACGCACCGACGCGGGCCGGTCGACGGGCGCGGGACGGGCCTCCCGACCGGCCGCGACGGAGGCGACCGACCAGGCGGACGGGGCGGACGCGTGA
- the treS gene encoding maltose alpha-D-glucosyltransferase, which produces MTFTAPIQLPGLTLDPQWYKRSVFYECMIRSFVDSNGDGIGDLQGVIGKLDYLQWLGVDALWLPPFFQSPMRDGGYDIQDYKAILPEFGTLDDFRELVTKSHERNMRIVIDMVINHTSDQHEWFQQSREDPDGPYGDFYVWRDTDQEFSNIRIIFVDTEESNWTFDPVRRQFFFHRFFSHQPDLNFENPAVVEAVYDVVRHWLDMGVDGLRLDAIPYLFASEEGNGEGEPETHEFLKKLRAMVDDEYPGRVLLAEANQWPRETAAFFGTDDEPECHMAFDFPVMPRIFYSLRAQHAKELAAILSETLDVPDSAAWGVFLRNHDELTLEMVSEEYRQAMYGWYGYDPRMRSNIGIRRRLAPLLDNSRAELELIHALLFSLPGSPFLYYGDEIGMGDNIWLPDRDSSRTPMQWTPDRNAGFSTADPGKLYLPVVQSLVYNYAQVNVEAQLAQSRSLLHWVRNVIHVRKAHPVFGMGTLDVQQTSNESVLAFVRSWEGSGQQFGPSAEDVLCVFSFATNPTSVTVSAPEFAGRPLYDLFGGGSFPSFDEDGEVTLTMGTQSFYWLHVGAPVQ; this is translated from the coding sequence GTGACCTTCACAGCCCCGATCCAGCTGCCCGGCTTGACGCTCGACCCGCAGTGGTACAAGCGCTCGGTGTTCTACGAGTGCATGATCCGCTCGTTCGTCGACTCGAACGGGGACGGCATCGGTGACCTGCAGGGCGTCATCGGCAAGCTCGACTACCTGCAGTGGCTCGGCGTCGACGCCCTGTGGCTGCCGCCGTTCTTCCAGTCGCCGATGCGCGACGGCGGCTACGACATCCAGGACTACAAGGCGATCCTTCCGGAGTTCGGCACGCTCGACGACTTCCGCGAACTCGTCACGAAGTCGCACGAGCGCAACATGCGCATCGTCATCGACATGGTGATCAACCACACGAGCGACCAGCACGAGTGGTTCCAGCAGTCGCGCGAGGACCCGGACGGCCCCTACGGCGACTTCTACGTCTGGCGGGACACCGACCAGGAGTTCTCGAACATCCGCATCATCTTCGTCGACACCGAGGAGTCGAACTGGACGTTCGACCCGGTGCGACGGCAGTTCTTCTTCCACCGGTTCTTCTCGCACCAGCCCGACCTGAACTTCGAGAACCCGGCGGTCGTCGAGGCGGTCTACGACGTCGTGCGGCACTGGCTCGACATGGGCGTCGACGGGCTGCGGCTCGACGCGATCCCCTACCTGTTCGCGTCCGAGGAGGGCAACGGCGAGGGCGAGCCGGAGACCCACGAGTTCCTCAAGAAGCTCCGCGCGATGGTCGACGACGAGTACCCCGGCCGGGTGCTGCTCGCCGAGGCGAACCAGTGGCCGCGCGAGACCGCGGCGTTCTTCGGCACCGACGACGAGCCCGAGTGCCACATGGCGTTCGACTTCCCGGTCATGCCCCGCATCTTCTACTCGCTCCGTGCGCAGCACGCGAAGGAGCTCGCCGCGATCCTGTCCGAGACCCTCGACGTGCCGGACAGCGCCGCCTGGGGCGTGTTCCTGCGCAACCACGACGAGCTGACGCTCGAGATGGTGAGCGAGGAGTACCGCCAGGCGATGTACGGCTGGTACGGCTACGACCCGCGGATGCGGTCGAACATCGGCATCCGACGCCGACTCGCCCCGCTGCTCGACAACTCCCGCGCCGAGCTCGAGCTCATCCACGCACTGCTGTTCTCGCTGCCGGGGTCGCCGTTCCTGTACTACGGCGACGAGATCGGCATGGGCGACAACATCTGGCTGCCGGACCGCGACTCCTCGCGCACGCCGATGCAGTGGACGCCGGACCGCAACGCCGGCTTCTCGACCGCCGACCCGGGCAAGCTCTACCTGCCGGTCGTGCAGTCGCTCGTCTACAACTACGCGCAGGTCAACGTCGAGGCGCAGCTCGCGCAGTCCCGTTCGCTGCTGCACTGGGTGCGCAACGTGATCCACGTGCGCAAGGCGCACCCCGTCTTCGGCATGGGGACGCTCGACGTCCAGCAGACCTCGAACGAGTCGGTGCTCGCCTTCGTCCGCTCGTGGGAGGGTTCCGGGCAGCAGTTCGGACCGTCCGCCGAGGACGTCCTCTGCGTCTTCTCGTTCGCGACGAACCCGACGTCTGTCACCGTCTCCGCGCCGGAGTTCGCCGGTCGCCCGCTGTACGACCTGTTCGGCGGCGGCTCGTTCCCGTCGTTCGACGAGGACGGCGAGGTCACGCTCACCATGGGGACGCAGTCGTTCTACTGGCTGCACGTCGGCGCGCCGGTCCAGTAG
- a CDS encoding exonuclease domain-containing protein, whose amino-acid sequence MTFSTAPTDTPAPPQDLAGRPWWHALGVFDLETTGVDVETARIVTAHVGLIDMTGASIVEGAWVADPGVPVPEGAAAVHGYTTERAQAEGRPAAEVVAEVIAAIEAVFARGIPLVIYNAPYDLTVLDREAKRHGFASPVIGNVVDPLVIDKALDTYRKGKRTLEAASETYGVTLDDAHDAGADAVAAGRVAQAIAGRYPEELGITAEELHRKQVGWCADQAASFQQYMRAKRDPSFTADGRWPHRGAAAGM is encoded by the coding sequence GTGACGTTCTCCACCGCCCCCACGGACACGCCCGCCCCGCCGCAGGACCTCGCCGGCCGTCCGTGGTGGCACGCGCTCGGGGTCTTCGACCTCGAGACCACCGGGGTCGACGTCGAGACCGCACGGATCGTCACCGCGCACGTCGGGCTCATCGACATGACCGGTGCGTCCATCGTCGAGGGCGCGTGGGTCGCCGACCCCGGCGTGCCCGTCCCCGAGGGCGCCGCGGCGGTGCACGGCTACACGACCGAGCGCGCCCAGGCCGAGGGCCGCCCGGCGGCCGAGGTCGTGGCCGAGGTGATCGCCGCGATCGAGGCAGTGTTCGCCCGCGGGATCCCGCTCGTGATCTACAACGCCCCGTACGACCTCACCGTCCTCGACCGCGAGGCGAAGCGGCACGGCTTCGCCTCGCCCGTGATCGGCAACGTGGTCGACCCGCTCGTCATCGACAAGGCCCTCGACACCTACCGCAAGGGCAAGCGGACGCTCGAGGCCGCGTCCGAGACGTACGGCGTCACCCTCGACGACGCCCACGACGCCGGTGCCGACGCCGTCGCCGCCGGGCGCGTCGCCCAGGCCATCGCCGGGCGCTACCCGGAGGAGCTCGGCATCACCGCCGAGGAACTCCACCGCAAGCAGGTCGGGTGGTGTGCCGACCAGGCTGCCTCGTTCCAGCAGTACATGCGCGCGAAGCGCGACCCGTCCTTCACGGCGGACGGCCGGTGGCCACACCGCGGCGCAGCAGCAGGCATGTAG
- a CDS encoding DUF475 domain-containing protein: MFLKTFGWSLVITVIALATALIYGSWSAVAITLILGVLEISLSFDNAVVNARILERMSPFWQKMFLTVGIIIAVFGMRVLFPLLIVGVTAQLNPVEAVQLALEKGPIDEPGTYAYLLHEAHPQIAAFGGMFLLMIFLDFMFEERDILWLRWLERPLLFVGKLPMVNVVVALALLALFGATSGDHQAVVLVAGIAGLITYFLVTGLGGLFDVGDPEDDGNSFENTGEMVAEANRIGKQRRLGHVAGRAAFLLFLYLEVIDASFSFDGVIGAFAITADPIIIALGLGLIGAMFVRSLTVFLVRQGTLDEFEYLDHGAHWAIGALAVILLVTITTEINEVVTGLIGVVFILAAFFSSVVRNRRKAAHAPVEDTAVATH; the protein is encoded by the coding sequence GTGTTCTTGAAGACCTTCGGCTGGTCCCTCGTGATCACCGTCATCGCCCTCGCCACGGCCCTGATCTACGGCAGCTGGAGTGCGGTGGCCATCACGCTCATCCTCGGCGTGCTCGAGATCAGCCTCAGCTTCGACAACGCGGTCGTGAACGCCCGCATCCTCGAGCGGATGAGCCCGTTCTGGCAGAAGATGTTCCTGACGGTCGGCATCATCATCGCCGTCTTCGGCATGCGCGTGCTCTTCCCGCTGCTCATCGTCGGCGTCACGGCGCAGCTCAACCCGGTCGAGGCCGTGCAGCTCGCGCTCGAGAAGGGACCGATCGACGAGCCGGGCACCTACGCCTACCTGCTGCACGAGGCCCACCCGCAGATCGCCGCCTTCGGCGGGATGTTCCTGCTCATGATCTTCCTCGACTTCATGTTCGAGGAGCGCGACATCCTCTGGCTCCGCTGGCTCGAGCGGCCGCTGCTCTTCGTCGGCAAGCTGCCGATGGTGAACGTCGTCGTCGCCCTCGCGCTCCTCGCGCTGTTCGGTGCGACCTCCGGCGACCACCAGGCCGTCGTCCTCGTCGCGGGCATCGCCGGACTCATCACGTACTTCCTGGTCACCGGGCTCGGCGGGCTCTTCGACGTCGGCGACCCCGAGGACGACGGCAACTCGTTCGAGAACACCGGCGAGATGGTCGCCGAGGCGAACCGCATCGGCAAGCAGCGTCGTCTCGGCCACGTCGCCGGTCGCGCCGCGTTCCTGCTGTTCCTCTACCTCGAGGTGATCGACGCGTCGTTCTCCTTCGACGGGGTCATCGGCGCCTTCGCCATCACGGCGGACCCGATCATCATCGCCCTCGGCCTCGGCCTCATCGGCGCGATGTTCGTCCGGTCGCTCACCGTCTTCCTGGTGCGGCAGGGCACGCTCGACGAGTTCGAGTACCTCGACCACGGTGCGCACTGGGCCATCGGCGCCCTCGCCGTGATCCTGCTCGTCACCATCACGACCGAGATCAACGAGGTCGTCACCGGCCTCATCGGCGTGGTCTTCATCCTCGCCGCGTTCTTCTCCTCGGTGGTGCGCAACCGTCGCAAGGCCGCGCACGCGCCCGTCGAGGACACCGCCGTCGCGACGCACTGA
- a CDS encoding TerD family protein: MGLSLQKGQSLSLTKNDGSALTRVRLGLGWDAVAVKRGLFGGRKAADVDLDASAIFFDAQGTAVDYVWFNQLRSKDGSAQHTGDNLTGDGSGDDETIRVDLSAVHQSVAQIVFVISSYSRQTFDTVENAFCRLVDDSTAGSPEVARYQLTDSGPHTAMVMAKVSRSGGGWSFSAIGDRANGRTVQDLVAPASAAL; this comes from the coding sequence ATGGGACTCAGCCTGCAGAAGGGTCAGTCGCTCTCCCTGACGAAGAACGACGGCAGCGCACTGACGCGCGTCCGTCTCGGCCTCGGATGGGACGCCGTCGCCGTGAAGCGCGGGCTGTTCGGCGGCCGCAAGGCCGCCGACGTCGACCTCGACGCCTCGGCGATCTTCTTCGACGCCCAGGGCACCGCGGTCGACTACGTCTGGTTCAACCAGCTCCGCAGCAAGGACGGCTCCGCGCAGCACACCGGTGACAACCTCACCGGTGACGGTTCCGGTGACGACGAGACGATCCGCGTCGACCTGAGCGCCGTGCACCAGAGCGTCGCGCAGATCGTCTTCGTGATCAGCAGCTACAGCCGGCAGACCTTCGACACCGTCGAGAACGCGTTCTGCCGACTCGTCGACGACTCGACGGCCGGCTCCCCCGAGGTCGCCCGCTACCAGCTGACCGACTCCGGCCCGCACACCGCCATGGTGATGGCCAAGGTGTCGCGCTCCGGCGGCGGCTGGAGCTTCAGCGCCATCGGCGACCGTGCGAACGGCCGGACCGTGCAGGACCTCGTCGCCCCCGCCTCCGCGGCGCTCTGA
- a CDS encoding TerD family protein, producing MASLSLSKGTNLSLSKTDPGLRRAMIGLGWDPRTTAGEQFDLDASALLVAANGKVRSNDDFIFYNQLQSVDGAVVHQGDNRTGEGEGDDEQILIDLDAVAPDVERVVIVVTIDQAELRRQNFGQVRGAFCRVVNDETGNEVVRYDLTEDAASETGMIFSEIYRYDGEWKFRAVGQGYATGLRGVATDYGVVLD from the coding sequence ATGGCCTCCCTCTCGCTCTCCAAGGGCACGAACCTCTCCCTCAGCAAGACCGACCCCGGGCTCCGTCGCGCGATGATCGGTCTCGGCTGGGACCCCCGCACGACCGCCGGTGAGCAGTTCGACCTCGACGCCTCGGCGCTCCTCGTCGCGGCGAACGGCAAGGTCCGCTCGAACGACGACTTCATCTTCTACAACCAGCTGCAGTCCGTCGACGGCGCCGTCGTCCACCAGGGCGACAACCGCACCGGCGAGGGCGAGGGCGACGACGAGCAGATCCTCATCGACCTCGACGCCGTCGCGCCCGACGTCGAGCGCGTCGTCATCGTCGTGACCATCGACCAGGCCGAGCTGCGCCGGCAGAACTTCGGCCAGGTCCGCGGCGCGTTCTGCCGCGTCGTCAACGACGAGACGGGCAACGAGGTCGTCCGGTACGACCTCACCGAGGACGCTGCCTCCGAGACCGGGATGATCTTCTCGGAGATCTACCGGTATGACGGTGAGTGGAAGTTCCGCGCGGTGGGCCAGGGCTACGCCACCGGCCTGCGCGGCGTGGCCACCGACTACGGCGTCGTCCTCGACTGA